A region from the Lolium perenne isolate Kyuss_39 chromosome 4, Kyuss_2.0, whole genome shotgun sequence genome encodes:
- the LOC139839241 gene encoding uncharacterized protein: MPPNSKESEDTKGQEPSVNSPSVKSKVSEKEEAATSAHHMESKRFSEVTGINYRIYKNQRGAVNQLKIRELFGNKGGAELRANRARPDMSNEYSRLELPEAGQSPAVQELVCLIQTHHPNLVFLCETRQHPDRVRNLRYRLGMKGCFAVKGDGSGGGLALFHSEDIVVDLLSFSHRHIDAEHFSNSKRFERQMMDFRNTLSFCDAHDLGFTGVPWTFDNKQKGDRNVKVRLNRAVASPAWSLRFPEARVQHLVSSRSDHCPLMLSLFHIREAQRKPAIRRYEIMWECEPSLAATVEEAWSRRVGVCDLGDIRSSLRQVMGSLYDWRKHHFKPVSKEIDSKRKKLEALMALSDDESDIISPMQSAFIPGRLITDNAFMAFECFHAIQSNSIERSEFCAYKLDMAKAYDHVDWCYLEGVMTKLGFHSTWIWWIMQCVTTIQYSVHLNGHVLDTFTPTRGLRQGNPISPYLFLFVADGISCLVQREVEVGQMNELKIFRHAPGMSHLLFVDDSLLFFEGSVQQVMVVKNILDRYEQSTGQLVTLGKCSIMYGRRVPEPVQAEIKQILCYDTKSFEEKYLGLPVPEGQMCKGKFKSLKERFQKRLSDWVEKYLSSGGKEVLIKAILQALPAYAMSVFQFHAGLVEELNQMIRDFHWGDEHERRRMHWLHWDKLTQPKLNGGMGFRDFRVYNQALLVRHSWRLLQFPDSPCARLLKAKYYPSGHLLDIAFIKEVSATWKGVMHGLELLKQGAIWRIGSGSMVKI, translated from the exons ATGCCACCAAATAGCAAAGAATCTGAGGATACGAAGGGGCAGGAACCATCGGTGAACTCACCGTCAGTTAAATCGAAAGTGTCTGAGAAGGAGGAGGCCGCTACTTCAGCTCACCATATGGAATCAAAACGGTTTTCTGAAGTCACAGGCATAAATTATCGGATATATAAGAATCAGAGGGGCGCGGTTAATCAGTTGAAGATCCGTGAACTCTTTGGAAACAAGGGTGGTGCTGAGCTCCGCGCAAACA GAGCGAGGCCCGACATGAGCAATGAGTATTCTAGGCTAGAACTGCCGGAGGCAGGGCAATCCCCGGCAGTTCAAGAGCTCGTCTGTCTTATTCAGACGCATCACCCCAATCTCGTCTTTCTGTGCGAGACTAGACAACATCCTGATCGTGTGCGAAATCTGAGATATCGCTTGGGTATGAAGGGTTGTTTTGCTGTTAAAGGAGACGGCTCTGGTGGTGGCCTGGCCCTCTTTCATTCAGAGGACATTGTGGTTGACTTGCTGTCTTTTAGCCACCGACATATCGAT GCTGAACATTTCTCTAACTCCAAGCGGTTTGAACGCCAGATGATGGATTTCAGAAACACGCTCTCCTTTTGCGATGCGCACGACTTGGGTTTCACTGGAGTTCCCTGGACTTTTGATAATAAACAAAAGGGAGATCGCAACGTCAAAGTCAGACTCAACCGGGCGGTAGCCTCGCCAGCATGGTCGCTACGGTTCCCCGAGGCCAGGGTGCAACATCTGGTCTCTTCGCGCTCTGATCATTGTCCGCTCATGCTGTCATTGTTTCATATTCGGGAGGCACAAAGGAAACCTGCTATCAGGAGATACGAAATTATGTGGGAATGTGAGCCGTCGCTCGCTGCTACTGTTGAGGAAGCATGGTCAAGGCGTGTAGGGGTATGTGACCTGGGTGATATTCGCTCTTCGCTTCGTCAGGTTATGGGCTCCCTGTATGATTGGAGGAAACATCACTTTAAGCCTGTATCCAAGGAGATCGACAGTAAACGGAAGAAGCTGGAAGCTCTAATGGCTTTATCTGATGATGAGAGT GACATCATCTCCCCGATGCAGAGTGCGTTTATACCAGGCAGGCTCATTACGGACAATGCTTTCATGGCTTTTGAGTGCTTCCATGCAATACAAAGTAACTCGATAGAGCGGTCAGAATTTTGTGCTTAtaagttggatatggctaaggcTTATGACCACGTGGATTGGTGCTACTTGGAGGGTGTAATGACGAAATTGGGCTTTCATAGCACATGGATATGGTGGATTATGCAGTGTGTCACCACCATACAGTACTCGGTTCATCTCAATGGACATGTGTTGGACACCTTCACGCCTACACGCGGGCTACGCCAAGGCAATCCTATCTCCCCATATTTGTTTCTCTTCGTTGCTGATGGCATTTCCTGTCTAGTGCAGCGAGAGGTTGAGGTTGGccagatgaatgagctgaaaatcTTCCGTCACGCCCCTGGCATGTCTCATCTTCTCTTCGTTGATGATAGCCTCCTTTTCTTTGAGGGATCGGTCCAACAAGTCATGGTCGTCAAGAACATCCTTGACCGCTACGAGCAGTCTACAGGTCAGCTTGTTACTTTGGGCAAGTGCTCGATCATGTATGGACGGCGAGTGCCTGAGCCAGTGCAAGCGGAAATCAAGCAAATTCTGTGTTATGATACTAAGAGCTTTGAAGAGAAGTACCTCGGCCTTCCAGTCCCAGAAGGTCAGATGTGCAAAGGCAAGTTCAAATCTCTGAAGGAGCGTTTCCAAAAGAGGTTGAGTGACTGGGTGGAGAAATATTTATCAAGTGGAGGAAAGGAGGTACTCATCAAAGCTATTCTGCAAGCCCTACCTGCCTATGCGATGAGTGTTTTCCAGTTCCATGCTGGACTAGTTGAAGAACTGAACCAGATGATCCGGGATTTTCATTGGGGAGACGAACATGAGAGAAGGCGTATGCATTGGCTTCACTGGGACAAATTGACGCAGCCAAAGCTGAATGGCGGCATGGGTTTTCGAGACTTTCGAGTATATAACCAGGCTCTCCTAGTTCGACACTCTTGGCGGTTACTGCAATTCCCGGATAGCCCATGTGCTCGGCTTCTCAAGGCGAAATACTACCCTTCGGGCCATCTTCTTGACATTGCTTTTATCAAGGAGGTGTCGGCGACATGGAAGGGCGTGATGCATGGTCTGGAGCTCCTGAAGCAGGGTGCTATATGGCGTATTGGATCAGGCTCCATGGTGAAAATCTAG